The window TTAAGAAATTATTTCTTAGGACGTTTTGCACCGTACTTAGAACGGGCTTGTTTACGATTCGCAACACCGGAAGTATCCAGAGAGCCGCGAACAGTGTGGTAACGAACACCTGGCAAGTCTTTTACACGACCGCCACGGATCAGAACAACACTGTGTTCCTGCAGGTTGTGACCTTCACCACCGATGTAGGAAGACACTTCGAAACCATTCGTCAAACGCACACGACATACTTTACGCAGTGCCGAGTTAGGCTTTTTCGGAGTGGTAGTATATACACGGGTACATACGCCACGACGCTGAGGACACGCCTGCAGTGCAGGTACGTCACTCTTAGCCACTTTGCGTTTACGAGGCTGACGAACCAACTGGTTGATTGTAGCCATTTAGCAAACTCCAATTATCACTAACAAAAACGCCAGAAAATTCTGACGCAATAAAAGGGGCCGGAAGGATAATCCTCCCAGCCCCAGTCGTCAAGCCATTGATTGTTTTACAACCAATGACTTACTTATCGCTGAAAGCTTCGCTGAACTTAGCTTCCATTTCGT of the Thalassolituus hydrocarboniclasticus genome contains:
- the rpsL gene encoding 30S ribosomal protein S12, translated to MATINQLVRQPRKRKVAKSDVPALQACPQRRGVCTRVYTTTPKKPNSALRKVCRVRLTNGFEVSSYIGGEGHNLQEHSVVLIRGGRVKDLPGVRYHTVRGSLDTSGVANRKQARSKYGAKRPKK